Below is a genomic region from Triticum dicoccoides isolate Atlit2015 ecotype Zavitan chromosome 5A, WEW_v2.0, whole genome shotgun sequence.
CAAGAATCTCAAtatctccttctcacacaatgaataaATGATTGTAAATTCTCATATATATCTCGTATGTCATATGTGTTAAACTAACTCAACATCTcatatttcaaataaactcaacatctaatatatatctaaaaaaattcAACATCTCATATATAGCTACAAAACTCAACATCTCATAATTATCTACAAAACTAGGCAtgtcatatatatctaaaaaaattaAACAATCTAGGTTTCACTAACAAAAATCATATAGTACCACTATGACTCCACATACTCCATCACAACACCCAATGTTGGAGAAATAAAGATCCAAACCAAGCAAATCAAGGGTTCCACCCAATCTTGGACAAATCCCTAAAATTGCAACGAATTTacggaggaaaagaaagggaacagaGGAGTTTAACCTAGTAGGAGGGATTGGAGATCGAATCCAGGGCTAAAATCTTCAAGATCTAAGATGGGTGTGTGGGTGGGGGATCCGAAGGAggcgccgccgctgctctctgtaCAGAGAGCAACTTCATGGGAGAGGGGGAAGAACTGCCTGGGATGGCCTGGCCCAATGCGGGTTAAGTCACAGTGCAGCGCCTAAGCGATAGTCGCTGCACATTACACTTTGTGGCGCCTAATGCTTAGGCGCTGCACTGTCGTCCGCGGGGCCGCGCCTGGCCTCGGGCTGTCACACTGGCAGGAGGTGCGACGCCTAAGGGATAGGCGCTGCATAGTAGGGTACGGCGCCTTGCTATCGGGCGCCACTCGAAAGGGTCATCAGCGTGAATTTTTTTAGAAagcagttcaaattttgaattgtttTTCCACAGGTCAAATATGTGTTTTCTGCCGTTCCTTGCAATTAACTCCGTTTCTTCGGGTGCTCTAGTACTTCGCCGCCAACCACGAGACGAGACCACGCCGCCCACCCACTCGCCGCGCGCCGCCCGCCGCGGCACTCGCCCCGTCCACCATCGCGTCTGGCTAGCAGCCCAGCACAGACCATTCACAACTCCTTCCTCCGCTGAAGCTCCCCTTCCCCGCCGcggcgccctcctcgtcgcccaTGGCATCTAGCTAGCAGCCCACTAGAGACCATTCACAACCCCTACGCGGCCGCGTCGCCGCCAAGGCCCCCCACCCCCAAGCTCTTTCAGGGTGCTAGTGGTCGCCCTGAGGCCGGTCACGATTAGCACCGACGGTGTGTCCTTGACTGCTCTTGAGGAGCACGTGGCCGCGCGGACAAGGTGCTCGACGAATTGCCTGCCTGTTCTGGCTTCTGAGCTGAAGAATGCAACGATGCTGCCGGGTCATTGTGTCGCAGCCGGCTGTGCTCCGGCCACATAAAGGCAACCACGCCGCGTCACGGTTCTGCACTGCAGGCTTCGAGCTGCCCGAATGGTTCAGGAACCCAAAGAAGGACGGCGACTCCTTTGATGGTGATGACCATGACAAATTTGTGCTCCCGATCAAGTCTGATCCCGTGGAGGAACGGAGCCATGGAGGCAGCTCCAAGCCTCTGTCGCTCCGCCCCGAGGCTGCCTCCCACGAGGACGCCGAGTTCGAGGCTGATTTCGACGAAGCCAGCAGGATCCTGACCTCTTGCTTTGCGTCCCCGGAGGCCATCGTGATAGCCATGGACTGCTGCCCTGTCAGGGTATCAGACCGCATGGTCGACAAGATCCTAAGGAGGTTTGGCAGTGATTGGTTGGCGGCGTTCGGGTTCTTTATGTGGGCCGGTGCTCAGGAAGGCTACTGCCACTCTGCTGATTCATACAACTCGATGGTTGACATACTAGGAAAGTTCAAACAGTTTGATTTGATGTGGGGCTTGATCACTCAGATGGGTGAGATTGGCGGTTTGGTGTCGCTGGCAACGATGACAAAGGTGATGAGGAGGCTCGCTGGGGCCAGCCGGTGGAGCGATGCCATAGACGCCTTCAACAAAATGGACCGGTTTGGTGTTGTGAAAGACACCACAGCTATGAATGTCCTCCTAGACACGCTGTGCAAGGAGAGGAGCGTGAAGCGCGCAAGAGGCGCGTTCCAAGAGTTGAGGGGATCGGTACCTCCCGACGAGAGTAGTTTCAACACGTTGGTCCATGGGTGGTGCAAGGCGAGGATGATGAATGAAGCCCGTGATACGATGAAGGAGATGGAGGAACATGGCTTCAAGCCTTCAGTGATAACTTACACCAGCCTGATAGAAGCATACTGCATGGAGAAAGATTTTCAGACGGCTTACGCCATCCTAAACGAGATGCGCTCGAAAGGATGCCCTCCAAATGTTATCACATACACGATCGTGATGCACGCTCTAGGGAAGGATGGAAGAACGCAAGAAGCTTTGGATATATTTGACAAGGTGAGGAGGGATGGCTGTGCCCCAGACGCTTCCTTCTACAACTCTCTCATATACATACTCGGCAGAGCAGGGAGACTGGAGGATGCAAACTCCGTCGTCGATAAGATGTCCAGCACTGGAGTTCCCCCCACTGTTGCTACCTTCAACACCCTAATTTCTGCTGCCTGTGACCACTCCCAGGCAGAGAATGCCCTGAAGATGCTGGTTAGGATGGAGGAGCAGTCATGCAAGCCTGACATCAAGACGTACACCCCATTGCTGAAGCTGTGCTGCAAAAGGCAATGGATAAAGGTACTCCGGTTCCTCATATGCCACATGTTCAGGAAGGATATCACCCCTGATTTCAGCACCTATACCTTGTTGGTAACCTGGCTGTGCCGGAACGGGAAGCCTGCTCAGTCTTGCCTGTTCTTGGAGGAGATGGTCCTGAAGGGTTTTACGCCAAAGAAAGAAACGTTTGATCTTGTGGTGGAGAAGCTTGATAAGGCAAATCTCCATTCAGCGAAGAAAAAGGTTCAACTTCTCACCCTGCGGGCAGCTGCTGTGAAAGTGTGAAGCACACTGGTTTCCCTTACATGAACAAGGATGGTGCTGCTGGACAACATAGTGACATACTATCAAACGCTTGTGGCCATGAACCTTAGAACAAATGCGAAGGTACAAAACCAGTAATACAAGTTTATCACTCGACCTATCCATTCATCGAAACGGAAAATCTTTTTTACACTGTCACTGATCTGTTACAATTATGTTGCTCTGCTACGTTGAACTATATTCACAACACCTTAAAAAAGAAGAACAGAAGTTCCATAGCAGTAAGGACATTGGTCAAGTCCCCTACCAACTGTCAATTTTAATCCTGTTCATCGACGTCTGCAGTATAAAAAGAATGTGGAAGCGGTTCACCATTTAGCGTTTCAGCATATATAAACAGTTTCCTGCAAGCCCTACAGAGGTTGTTCACGAAAATGCAACTGGACATGCAAAATCAAATATGACAGCATTCAGACTTCACAAAATCAGCAGCCTTATTTACGCTCCCTTATTTCCAACAGTTGAGCAAACACATTAATGCCTTTCTGATACCATAGAGTTACAGGCATGAAAATTATCGTCAttgtatatactccctccattccaaattatatGAAGTTCTAGCTTTGTCCTAAGTCAAAATTTAATAAATTTTACCATGTCCACAGCAAAATGTGCTAATATTTACAACATCAAATATACATATAGTATGGAAACTTATTTTATGAGGAAACTAATGAAATTAATCAAACTTAAAGAAGTTCAACTTAGGACAAagctagaacttcaaataatttggAATGGTGCACTGCAATATGACAAATGGTTCTTCATGCCTGCACCTCATGTTTTACTTATAATGTACAATTCCATTTGCACTAGTTAGTAGTTACAGAAAGTGCTACTgaaagaactactccctccgttcacttttgtaagtcatttcagacaactcaaAATGGGATGTTTtgtacattgtctgaaatgtcttcaaggtcttataaaagtgaacagaggaagTAGTACAAATCTCATGAATGGAGAATAATATTATGTGCTGCCACATTGACTACGTAAGGTCAACTTCAATGACATTGAAAGGCGAGTCCAAGTAGATCTTCTGCCACACAGGTGTCATTTTATCGCTGCTTGCCAGTGATCACATTTCACATATCCAGTAGGATAGTCAGATGCATTCCCTGGACATTTGCTCAAATATTGACCAAATATGGTGAGGTGTTGTTTCTTGAATCAGCCTCTATTTTGATCTTGCGTCAATTTCTCGAAAATATCCGCGCCTGCTCATTGTTAACCAGAAGATGGTTACATCAAGAAACAGATGTTCTAAAAAGAAGGGAAAACAATGATATCAAAATTAACCATCTTATGTAACAGCACTTTCTTGCGGACGTAAAAGGATTTTTTAGCAATAGTGCCTTTTTAAGTTTTAACAAACAATATTATGTGGTCAAGTGCATTCGAGGCACACATCAAGAGAAATGCATGAAAATATATTGTAATGGCAGCACATAGTGATGGAACAACAATTCTATGTACATGATGCAGTATATCACTACCCCTAATAAACTTTTAAAAAACTCTAGGAAGAATATGAGCCCATAAGCAAGCACACACAACGCAAGTCATAACCACTTGAGAAAATCAACTGGGACGGCCTAGAAAAAAATTATTTA
It encodes:
- the LOC119303112 gene encoding pentatricopeptide repeat-containing protein At3g22670, mitochondrial-like → MQRCCRVIVSQPAVLRPHKGNHAASRFCTAGFELPEWFRNPKKDGDSFDGDDHDKFVLPIKSDPVEERSHGGSSKPLSLRPEAASHEDAEFEADFDEASRILTSCFASPEAIVIAMDCCPVRVSDRMVDKILRRFGSDWLAAFGFFMWAGAQEGYCHSADSYNSMVDILGKFKQFDLMWGLITQMGEIGGLVSLATMTKVMRRLAGASRWSDAIDAFNKMDRFGVVKDTTAMNVLLDTLCKERSVKRARGAFQELRGSVPPDESSFNTLVHGWCKARMMNEARDTMKEMEEHGFKPSVITYTSLIEAYCMEKDFQTAYAILNEMRSKGCPPNVITYTIVMHALGKDGRTQEALDIFDKVRRDGCAPDASFYNSLIYILGRAGRLEDANSVVDKMSSTGVPPTVATFNTLISAACDHSQAENALKMLVRMEEQSCKPDIKTYTPLLKLCCKRQWIKVLRFLICHMFRKDITPDFSTYTLLVTWLCRNGKPAQSCLFLEEMVLKGFTPKKETFDLVVEKLDKANLHSAKKKVQLLTLRAAAVKV